A single genomic interval of Stenotrophomonas sp. ZAC14D1_NAIMI4_1 harbors:
- a CDS encoding DUF3325 domain-containing protein — MMLLALTLSFSAFTALSLAMEKHQQDLHGKAAATPARRTQWRVLGWALLTVAFALCVVDHGWAMGPVLWLGALTLAGVPLAFGLYPYRPAWIAPLAVVLPVAGLVVALL; from the coding sequence ATGATGCTGCTGGCCCTGACACTGTCCTTCTCCGCGTTCACCGCGCTGTCGCTGGCGATGGAAAAGCACCAGCAGGACCTGCATGGCAAGGCGGCGGCCACGCCGGCACGGCGCACGCAGTGGCGCGTGCTGGGCTGGGCCCTGCTGACGGTCGCGTTCGCGCTGTGCGTGGTCGACCACGGTTGGGCGATGGGTCCGGTGCTGTGGCTGGGTGCGCTGACCCTGGCCGGCGTGCCGCTGGCGTTCGGCCTGTACCCGTACCGCCCGGCGTGGATCGCACCGCTGGCGGTTGTGCTGCCGGTAGCCGGGCTGGTCGTGGCGTTGCTGTAA
- a CDS encoding PepSY-associated TM helix domain-containing protein: MKNGFRQSMAWLHTWTGLLVGWLLLLIFMAGTASYYREEISRWMRPELPSAKVSTDVAAQRAIDFLQDKAGNAEMWYVTLPQPRNPAMSTFWRVPADQADPSKGRRGAFGDATLDPNTGGELKARDTRGGDFFYRLHFDLHYIPVYWARYLVGFCAMFMLVAIITGVITHKKIFKDFFTFRKDKGLRSWLDFHNVSAVMALPYHAMITYTGIVTLMIMYLPWGVKVAYPQDEDKFFAEAFGGMPEVSAPAEGRAAPLPIAQLLDSARAHWKGVEVAGFTVTNPGAANAVIDIRQRDGKRLSTDTPALRYDMASGALLEESPPSGGATATRGVMYGLHLARFADWGLRALFFLSGLTGCLMVASGVVLWAVKERPKHAKSGRIGFGLRLVDALNIGAVAGLPIAFAAYFWGNRLLPLEMAERSNAEANVFFYAWGAALLAAFLWPKRMMWAWQLYIGAAAFALVPVVNALTTHAHLGVTLVNGDWVLAGFDLSMLAFGAMLAMCGWRMQRWTPPLSAAEKKKRAAAAAAAAKPSAAPAATEAEASA; the protein is encoded by the coding sequence ATGAAGAACGGATTCCGCCAATCAATGGCCTGGCTGCACACCTGGACCGGCCTGCTGGTCGGCTGGCTGCTGCTGCTGATCTTCATGGCCGGCACCGCCAGCTACTACCGCGAAGAGATCAGCCGCTGGATGCGCCCGGAGCTGCCCAGCGCCAAGGTCAGCACCGACGTGGCCGCGCAGCGCGCGATCGACTTCCTGCAGGACAAGGCCGGCAATGCCGAGATGTGGTACGTGACGCTGCCGCAGCCGCGCAACCCGGCCATGAGCACGTTCTGGCGCGTACCGGCCGACCAGGCCGACCCCTCCAAGGGCCGTCGCGGTGCGTTCGGCGATGCCACCCTGGACCCCAACACCGGCGGCGAACTGAAGGCGCGCGACACCCGTGGCGGTGACTTCTTCTACCGCCTGCATTTCGACCTGCACTACATCCCGGTGTACTGGGCACGCTACCTGGTGGGCTTCTGCGCGATGTTCATGCTGGTGGCGATCATCACCGGTGTCATCACCCACAAGAAAATCTTCAAGGACTTCTTCACCTTCCGCAAGGACAAGGGCCTGCGTTCGTGGCTGGATTTCCACAACGTCAGCGCGGTGATGGCCCTGCCCTACCACGCGATGATCACCTACACCGGCATCGTCACCCTGATGATCATGTACCTGCCGTGGGGCGTGAAAGTGGCCTACCCGCAGGACGAGGACAAGTTCTTTGCCGAGGCCTTCGGTGGCATGCCCGAAGTGAGCGCACCGGCCGAGGGCCGCGCGGCGCCGCTGCCGATTGCGCAGCTGCTGGACAGCGCGCGCGCGCACTGGAAGGGCGTGGAGGTGGCCGGCTTCACCGTGACCAACCCGGGCGCCGCCAACGCGGTCATCGACATCCGGCAGCGCGACGGCAAGCGCCTGTCCACCGACACCCCGGCGCTGCGCTATGACATGGCCAGCGGCGCCCTGCTGGAAGAGAGCCCGCCCTCCGGCGGCGCCACCGCGACCCGCGGCGTGATGTACGGCCTGCACCTGGCCCGCTTCGCCGATTGGGGCCTGCGCGCGTTGTTCTTCCTGTCCGGCCTGACCGGCTGCCTGATGGTGGCCAGCGGCGTGGTGCTGTGGGCGGTGAAGGAACGGCCCAAGCATGCCAAGAGCGGGCGCATCGGTTTCGGCCTGCGCCTGGTGGATGCGCTCAACATCGGTGCCGTGGCCGGCCTGCCGATCGCGTTTGCCGCGTACTTCTGGGGCAACCGCCTGCTGCCGCTGGAGATGGCCGAGCGCTCGAACGCCGAGGCCAACGTGTTCTTCTACGCCTGGGGCGCGGCCCTGCTGGCCGCCTTCCTCTGGCCCAAGCGGATGATGTGGGCGTGGCAGTTGTATATCGGCGCGGCCGCGTTCGCGCTGGTGCCGGTGGTCAATGCCCTGACCACCCACGCGCACCTGGGCGTGACGCTGGTCAACGGTGACTGGGTGCTGGCCGGCTTTGACCTGTCGATGCTGGCCTTCGGCGCAATGCTGGCGATGTGCGGCTGGCGCATGCAGCGCTGGACGCCGCCGCTGAGCGCGGCCGAGAAGAAGAAGCGCGCGGCTGCCGCCGCTGCAGCAGCCAAGCCATCGGCTGCGCCTGCGGCAACCGAAGCGGAGGCCAGCGCATGA
- a CDS encoding DUF3649 domain-containing protein — protein sequence MDRSPELASSRLSTFFASERWGVLSRSLAAIFGGYALASMTSVFCAMALPAARGQAVLTGMLLAIVVAACAALWAFATRSALRAWVGILCPTLLLAAASRLLGAWA from the coding sequence GTGGACCGCTCGCCCGAACTTGCCAGCTCCCGCCTCAGCACCTTCTTTGCCAGCGAACGCTGGGGAGTGCTGTCCCGTTCCCTGGCCGCGATCTTCGGTGGCTACGCGCTGGCCTCGATGACCAGCGTGTTCTGTGCCATGGCCCTGCCCGCCGCGCGTGGCCAGGCCGTGCTGACCGGCATGCTGCTGGCCATCGTGGTGGCCGCCTGCGCTGCACTGTGGGCCTTCGCCACCCGCAGTGCGCTGCGCGCCTGGGTCGGCATCCTCTGCCCCACCCTGCTGCTGGCTGCCGCATCGCGCCTGCTGGGGGCCTGGGCATGA
- a CDS encoding TonB-dependent siderophore receptor produces MARSNIPAVSPLALALATLLCAPLAHADAPSAADARTLDTVKVTADGEIQNGYTVKNTRSATKLDLSLRETPQSVTVITRQRLDDMGLFSLSDVMGQVTGVHVAVTDSERINYVSRGYNITNFQIDGMLNTFGGSIKTNTDNVIYERIEVIRGATGLTTGAGDPSGTISMVRKRPTDTFQMGANLTLGRWGNQRLEADLGGPIAWDGRIRARVVAAKQQSDSFRDVYKLDKDVFYGIVQADLTDSTLFEVGYEYQSPHTTGVTWGVVPYWGPDGTPANLPRSTNLSASWSSWPIVEKTTFARLEQQLGSHWSVKAAISRAKRNTDGAVWYGAQGYPRADGTGVLAYIGNFVEDSTMDVVDVNATGSFDLFGHTQEVVFGAGQSVRKGEYPSASIDPYPASYAQVPDWRHWTGDVAPLSVTRPGYLGSQDELRQQAAYVATRLRLADPLLVVAGVRYGNWETKTWRYSYDSSGNRTGTTRTGYKPKDQTTPYAGVVYDFNRVLSAYASYTDIFSPQNYRDRNGSYLEPVVGKMYEGGLKAEFFGGLLNASAAIFEGEKDNVAEVDDSVPPNSLPDGTQAYRSTGKGNKVHGWEVEAQGSLGESWNLSTGFAHAVSRSQAGVLQNTPTPQDTFRLNASWRPGGIDGRFWLGGGATWQSRIWRTSTKADGSRADITQDAFYLLNLAGGYRFNENFSAQLNISNLLDKKYYNNVGFYNGVYWGEPRNVSVTLRWKL; encoded by the coding sequence ATGGCCCGATCGAACATCCCCGCCGTTTCACCCTTGGCGCTGGCCCTGGCCACGCTGTTGTGTGCCCCGCTGGCCCACGCCGATGCACCGTCCGCTGCCGATGCGCGCACGCTGGACACGGTGAAGGTGACCGCCGACGGCGAGATCCAGAACGGCTACACGGTGAAGAACACCCGCAGCGCGACCAAGCTGGACCTGTCGCTGCGCGAGACGCCGCAGTCGGTCACCGTCATCACCCGCCAGCGGCTGGATGACATGGGCCTGTTCTCGCTGTCCGATGTGATGGGCCAGGTGACCGGCGTGCACGTGGCAGTCACCGACAGCGAGCGCATCAACTATGTGTCGCGCGGCTACAACATCACCAATTTCCAGATCGACGGCATGCTCAATACCTTCGGTGGGTCGATCAAGACCAATACCGACAACGTGATCTACGAGCGCATCGAAGTGATCCGCGGTGCCACCGGCCTGACCACCGGTGCCGGCGATCCCTCGGGCACCATCAGCATGGTGCGCAAGCGCCCCACCGACACGTTCCAGATGGGCGCCAACCTGACGCTGGGCCGCTGGGGCAACCAGCGCCTGGAAGCCGACCTGGGCGGCCCGATCGCCTGGGACGGCCGCATCCGCGCGCGCGTGGTCGCCGCCAAGCAGCAGAGCGATTCGTTCCGCGATGTCTACAAGCTCGACAAGGATGTGTTCTACGGCATCGTCCAGGCCGACCTGACCGACAGCACGCTGTTCGAAGTGGGCTATGAGTATCAGTCGCCGCACACCACCGGCGTGACCTGGGGCGTGGTGCCGTACTGGGGCCCGGATGGGACGCCGGCCAACCTGCCGCGCTCGACCAACCTGTCTGCGTCCTGGAGCAGCTGGCCGATCGTGGAAAAGACCACCTTCGCGCGGTTGGAACAGCAGCTGGGCAGCCACTGGTCAGTGAAGGCCGCGATCAGCCGTGCCAAGCGCAACACCGATGGCGCGGTCTGGTATGGCGCGCAGGGCTACCCGCGTGCCGATGGCACCGGCGTGCTCGCCTACATCGGCAACTTCGTGGAAGACAGCACGATGGATGTGGTGGACGTCAACGCCACCGGCAGCTTCGACCTGTTCGGCCACACCCAGGAAGTGGTGTTCGGCGCAGGCCAGTCGGTTCGCAAGGGCGAGTATCCCTCGGCCTCCATCGATCCGTACCCCGCCAGTTACGCCCAGGTTCCCGACTGGCGCCACTGGACCGGCGATGTCGCGCCGCTGTCGGTGACCCGCCCGGGCTACCTCGGTTCGCAGGATGAGCTGCGCCAGCAGGCGGCCTACGTGGCCACCCGCCTGCGCCTGGCCGACCCGCTGCTGGTCGTGGCCGGCGTCCGCTACGGCAACTGGGAAACCAAGACCTGGCGCTACAGCTACGACAGCAGCGGCAACCGCACGGGGACCACGCGTACCGGCTACAAGCCCAAGGACCAGACCACGCCGTACGCCGGCGTGGTGTACGACTTCAACCGCGTGCTCAGCGCGTATGCCAGCTACACCGACATCTTTTCGCCGCAGAACTATCGCGACAGGAACGGCAGCTACCTGGAGCCGGTGGTCGGCAAGATGTACGAAGGCGGCCTGAAGGCCGAGTTCTTCGGCGGCCTGCTGAACGCCTCGGCGGCGATCTTCGAAGGCGAGAAGGACAACGTGGCCGAGGTCGATGATTCGGTGCCGCCGAATTCGCTTCCGGACGGCACCCAGGCCTACCGCTCCACCGGCAAGGGCAACAAGGTGCACGGCTGGGAAGTGGAAGCACAGGGCAGCCTGGGTGAAAGCTGGAACCTGTCGACCGGCTTCGCCCATGCCGTCAGCCGCAGCCAGGCCGGTGTGCTGCAGAACACCCCTACCCCGCAGGACACCTTCCGCCTCAACGCCAGCTGGCGCCCGGGCGGCATTGATGGCCGCTTCTGGCTGGGCGGCGGTGCCACCTGGCAGAGCCGCATCTGGCGCACCAGCACCAAGGCCGATGGCAGCAGGGCCGACATCACCCAGGACGCGTTCTACCTGCTGAACCTGGCCGGCGGCTACCGCTTCAACGAGAACTTCAGCGCCCAGCTCAACATCAGCAACCTGCTGGACAAGAAGTATTACAACAACGTCGGTTTCTACAACGGCGTGTACTGGGGTGAACCGCGCAACGTCAGCGTGACGCTGCGCTGGAAGCTCTGA
- a CDS encoding DUF4124 domain-containing protein, giving the protein MLPLLAAAADACAQRVYKCNDGGRTVYQTVPCPSGQDTGVTRPIVRDPKLSWQESERVDRELRDARRQLQANAGRSAPQGTGAVIEAASNAEACDKARTRREMAEWFGTRTPQRQLNDEVTRACASR; this is encoded by the coding sequence TTGCTGCCGCTGCTGGCGGCGGCCGCTGATGCGTGCGCGCAGCGTGTGTACAAGTGCAACGACGGTGGCCGTACCGTCTACCAGACCGTGCCGTGCCCGAGTGGGCAGGACACGGGCGTGACGCGGCCGATCGTGCGTGATCCCAAGCTGAGCTGGCAGGAATCGGAACGGGTGGACCGCGAGCTGCGCGATGCGCGTCGCCAGCTGCAGGCCAATGCTGGCCGCAGTGCGCCGCAGGGCACTGGCGCCGTGATCGAGGCCGCCAGCAACGCCGAGGCCTGCGACAAGGCCCGCACGCGCCGGGAAATGGCCGAGTGGTTCGGCACGCGCACGCCGCAACGGCAACTCAACGACGAGGTCACCCGCGCCTGCGCATCGCGCTGA
- a CDS encoding DUF445 family protein codes for MTSAIDPRRAQLRRLKAIALGLLVLMLAGFAVSHWQGERGAWAWVSAFCEAAAVGALADWFAVVALFRRPMGLPIPHTAIIPRSKERIGDSLAVFVRDQFLEPGVLLAKLQVFDPASRLGSWLADPARSRMLADMARGWALQALDFFDEGAVRRQLHSFVVQQLRQWNAASTAGELLALLTADGRHQRVLDEGLQRLGRWLEQPEVKERASQLIVRYIQREWPTLSSTVNWVKPIDEIGDSLAARLARAVLEELQQVLAEPQHPLRQDYETWLGNYVQRLREDPALAERIEQLKQEMIDHPALQEYVQGLWARIHASLRADLQREDSALVGHLQRSLASLGATLQADPALRDALNQHLLEGAQRLTERLREGVTTHIAQTVKGWDERHLVEQLELSVGRDLQFIRFNGTLVGGLIGLLLHAATVVFRF; via the coding sequence ATGACGTCTGCCATCGATCCGCGCCGCGCGCAGCTGCGCCGCCTGAAAGCCATTGCCCTCGGCCTGCTGGTGTTGATGCTGGCCGGGTTTGCGGTCAGCCACTGGCAAGGCGAACGCGGCGCCTGGGCCTGGGTGTCGGCCTTCTGCGAGGCCGCTGCGGTCGGCGCGCTGGCCGACTGGTTCGCGGTGGTGGCGCTGTTCCGGCGGCCGATGGGCCTGCCCATTCCGCATACCGCGATCATCCCGCGCAGCAAGGAACGCATCGGCGACAGCCTGGCCGTGTTCGTGCGTGACCAGTTCCTCGAGCCCGGCGTGCTGCTGGCCAAGCTGCAGGTGTTCGATCCGGCCAGCCGCCTCGGCAGCTGGCTGGCCGATCCGGCGCGTTCGCGCATGCTGGCCGACATGGCACGCGGCTGGGCGTTGCAGGCATTGGATTTCTTCGACGAAGGCGCCGTGCGCCGGCAGCTGCATAGTTTCGTGGTACAGCAGTTGCGGCAGTGGAATGCAGCGTCCACCGCCGGCGAACTGCTGGCCCTGCTGACCGCCGATGGCCGCCACCAGCGCGTGCTGGACGAGGGCCTGCAGCGGCTGGGCCGCTGGCTCGAGCAGCCGGAAGTGAAGGAGCGCGCCTCGCAGTTGATCGTGCGCTACATCCAGCGCGAGTGGCCGACGCTGTCGAGCACGGTGAACTGGGTGAAGCCGATCGACGAGATCGGTGACAGCCTGGCCGCGCGGCTGGCGCGGGCGGTGCTGGAGGAACTGCAGCAGGTGCTGGCCGAACCGCAGCATCCGTTGCGGCAGGATTACGAGACCTGGTTGGGCAACTACGTGCAGCGCCTGCGCGAAGACCCGGCGCTGGCCGAACGCATCGAGCAGCTGAAGCAGGAAATGATCGACCACCCGGCCCTGCAGGAGTACGTGCAGGGGCTGTGGGCGCGCATCCATGCCAGCCTGCGCGCTGACCTGCAGCGCGAGGATTCGGCGCTGGTCGGCCACCTGCAGCGCAGCCTGGCGTCGCTGGGTGCGACGCTGCAGGCCGATCCGGCGCTGCGCGATGCCCTCAACCAGCATCTTCTGGAGGGCGCGCAACGACTGACCGAGCGCCTGCGCGAGGGCGTGACCACGCATATCGCGCAGACGGTGAAGGGCTGGGACGAGCGGCACCTGGTGGAGCAGCTGGAGCTGAGCGTGGGGCGTGACCTGCAGTTCATCCGGTTCAACGGCACGCTGGTGGGTGGGTTGATCGGGCTGCTGCTGCATGCGGCGACGGTGGTGTTCAGGTTCTGA
- a CDS encoding plasmid replication/partition related protein, giving the protein MDIVVKEELKAYIDPLTADEHDALERSILAEGCRDALVLWGDVLVDGHNRFGICQKHGLPFNTVQNTRFQSMEDVHLWMIEQHLGRRSVSDFQRGVLALRKRDILSARKQVEQAQLQRESDGTADPADDAGEDSPPWEPAPKVSRAELAREAKLSTSQVGMIERIHAQAAAEVVEAVKAGVISISAAAAVADLPEEEQRAAAAGGKDELKQAAKRVRDSKRKPRAPKPEAAEMDFEEPSEDEVASRDAEVLSALEQLGEDAPALRRRVVALTRENDTLRAQLAALRRQLETQ; this is encoded by the coding sequence ATGGACATCGTCGTCAAAGAAGAACTGAAGGCCTACATCGACCCGCTGACCGCGGACGAACACGACGCGCTGGAGCGCAGCATCCTGGCCGAGGGCTGCCGCGATGCGCTGGTGCTGTGGGGCGATGTGCTGGTGGACGGCCACAACCGCTTCGGCATCTGCCAGAAGCACGGCCTGCCCTTCAACACCGTGCAGAACACCCGCTTCCAGAGCATGGAAGACGTGCACCTGTGGATGATCGAGCAGCACCTGGGCCGCCGCAGCGTCTCCGACTTCCAGCGCGGCGTGCTGGCCCTGCGCAAGCGCGACATCCTGTCTGCGCGCAAGCAGGTGGAACAGGCGCAGCTGCAGCGTGAGAGCGACGGTACCGCCGATCCGGCCGACGACGCGGGCGAAGACAGCCCGCCGTGGGAACCGGCACCGAAGGTCAGCCGCGCCGAACTGGCCCGCGAAGCCAAGCTGAGCACCAGCCAGGTGGGCATGATCGAGCGTATCCACGCCCAGGCCGCGGCCGAGGTGGTGGAAGCGGTGAAGGCCGGCGTGATCTCGATCAGCGCCGCCGCCGCCGTGGCCGACCTGCCGGAAGAAGAGCAGCGTGCGGCTGCCGCCGGTGGCAAGGATGAACTGAAGCAGGCCGCCAAGCGCGTGCGCGATTCCAAGCGCAAGCCGCGCGCACCCAAGCCTGAAGCTGCCGAGATGGATTTCGAGGAGCCGAGCGAGGATGAGGTCGCCAGCCGCGATGCCGAGGTGCTGTCCGCACTGGAGCAGCTGGGCGAGGACGCCCCGGCGCTGCGTCGCCGCGTGGTGGCCCTGACCCGCGAGAATGACACCCTGCGCGCGCAGCTGGCCGCGCTGCGCAGGCAGCTCGAAACCCAGTAA
- a CDS encoding aspartate aminotransferase family protein — MKNPAIDPHALATQRPDSLDAYWMPFTANRQYKGAPRMLVRAEGMHYEDIDGRSILDGAAGLWCCNAGHARPRIVQAIAEQAATLDYSPAFQMGSPPAFALAQRLAALAPAGLNHVFFTSSGSEAVDTAMKIVLAHHRLRGEGQRTRFISREKAYHGVGFGGMALGGLPNNRRQFGLQLGGVDFLRHTLDLERNAFSKGLPRHGAELADDLERLIALHDASTIAAVFVEPVAGSAGVILPAPGYLQRLREICDQHGILLVFDEVITGFGRVGMPFAAQRFGVTPDLLTFAKGVSNGAVPLGGVLVGDAVHASFMQGPAQAIELFHGYTYSGHPLACAAALATLDIHAEERLFERAIELGEYWQERLHALQGLSNVVDIRNFGLVGAVELAPRRDAAGARGYEVYRRCFHDGRLLVRCTGDIIALSPPLIVDKAQIDQITGTLGEMIRATA, encoded by the coding sequence ATGAAGAACCCCGCGATCGACCCGCATGCGCTGGCCACCCAGCGTCCCGATTCACTGGACGCGTACTGGATGCCGTTCACCGCCAACCGCCAGTACAAGGGCGCCCCCCGCATGCTGGTGCGCGCCGAGGGCATGCACTACGAGGACATCGACGGGCGCAGCATCCTCGACGGCGCCGCCGGCCTGTGGTGCTGCAACGCCGGCCACGCGCGCCCGCGCATCGTCCAGGCCATCGCCGAACAGGCGGCCACCCTGGATTATTCGCCTGCCTTCCAGATGGGCTCACCACCGGCTTTTGCCCTGGCCCAGCGGCTGGCCGCACTGGCCCCGGCCGGGCTCAACCATGTGTTTTTCACCAGCTCCGGCTCGGAGGCGGTGGATACCGCGATGAAGATCGTGCTGGCCCACCATCGCCTGCGTGGCGAGGGCCAGCGGACCCGCTTCATCAGCCGCGAGAAGGCCTACCACGGGGTGGGTTTCGGCGGCATGGCGCTGGGCGGGTTGCCCAACAACCGCAGGCAGTTCGGCCTGCAGCTGGGCGGCGTGGACTTCCTGCGCCACACCCTGGACCTGGAGCGCAACGCGTTCAGCAAGGGCCTGCCGCGCCACGGCGCCGAGCTGGCCGACGACCTCGAGCGGCTGATCGCCCTGCACGATGCGTCGACCATTGCCGCCGTGTTCGTCGAGCCGGTGGCCGGCTCGGCCGGGGTGATCCTGCCCGCTCCCGGCTACCTGCAGCGGCTGCGCGAGATCTGCGACCAGCACGGCATCCTGCTGGTGTTCGACGAGGTCATCACCGGCTTCGGCCGGGTGGGCATGCCCTTCGCCGCACAGCGCTTCGGGGTCACCCCGGACCTGCTGACCTTCGCCAAGGGCGTCAGCAACGGCGCCGTGCCGCTGGGCGGGGTGCTGGTGGGTGATGCCGTGCATGCCAGCTTCATGCAGGGCCCGGCGCAGGCCATCGAGCTGTTCCATGGCTATACCTATTCCGGCCACCCGCTGGCCTGCGCGGCGGCCCTGGCCACCCTGGACATCCACGCCGAAGAACGCTTGTTCGAGCGCGCCATCGAGCTGGGCGAGTACTGGCAGGAGCGCCTGCATGCCCTGCAGGGGCTTTCCAACGTGGTGGACATCCGCAACTTCGGCCTGGTCGGCGCGGTCGAGCTGGCGCCGCGCAGGGATGCCGCCGGTGCCCGTGGCTACGAGGTGTACCGGCGCTGCTTCCACGACGGGCGGCTGCTGGTGCGCTGCACCGGTGACATCATTGCCCTGTCGCCGCCGCTGATCGTGGACAAGGCACAGATCGACCAGATCACCGGCACCCTGGGCGAGATGATCCGGGCCACCGCCTGA
- a CDS encoding aldehyde dehydrogenase: MADFPDRTHWQALAGQLAIPTQAFIDGRYVDAASGARFDCISPIDGRVLGQVADCDAQDVERAVAGARRAFDAGHWSQASPAQRKRVLLALAALVEHHADELALLETLDMGKPVRDARRVDLPGVVRCLRWTAEAVDKLYGDIAPTGPHELGLVSREPAGVVAAIVPWNFPLLMACWKIAPALAMGNSVVLKPSERSPLSALRLAALAAEAGLPDGVLNVLPGQGMYVGEPLALHMDVDVLAFTGSTATGARLLQYAGRSNLKRVWLECGGKSPHLVFADAPDLDAAAKGVAQGIFFNQGEVCTAGSRLLVERSIRDDFVHQVVAYGRRMQPRHPLDADAPMGALVDAAHMDKVLADIARAEGDGARLLLGGQRAEVEAGGCYVQPTVFDQVRPEQALAREEVFGPVLAVLGFDSEAEAVRLANDSRYGLAAGLWTRDLGRAHRVSRQLRAGSVWVNGWDGGDMTAPFGGYKQSGNGRDKSLHAFDKYSEIKATWIQL; this comes from the coding sequence ATGGCTGACTTCCCCGACCGCACCCACTGGCAGGCGCTGGCTGGCCAGCTGGCCATTCCCACGCAGGCCTTCATCGATGGCCGCTACGTGGACGCGGCCAGCGGCGCCCGTTTCGACTGCATCAGTCCCATTGATGGCCGCGTGCTCGGCCAGGTGGCCGACTGCGATGCGCAGGACGTGGAGCGCGCGGTGGCAGGGGCGCGTCGTGCCTTCGATGCCGGCCACTGGTCGCAGGCCAGCCCGGCGCAGCGCAAGCGCGTGCTGCTGGCACTGGCCGCGCTGGTGGAACACCATGCCGATGAACTGGCCCTGCTGGAAACCCTGGACATGGGCAAGCCGGTGCGCGATGCGCGGCGCGTCGACCTGCCCGGCGTGGTGCGTTGCCTGCGCTGGACCGCCGAGGCAGTGGACAAGCTGTATGGCGATATCGCGCCGACCGGCCCGCACGAACTGGGCCTGGTCAGTCGCGAGCCGGCTGGCGTGGTGGCGGCCATCGTGCCGTGGAATTTCCCGCTGCTGATGGCCTGCTGGAAGATTGCGCCGGCGCTGGCGATGGGCAATTCGGTGGTGCTCAAGCCGTCGGAGCGCTCACCGCTGAGCGCGCTGCGGCTGGCGGCACTGGCCGCCGAAGCCGGATTGCCCGACGGCGTGCTCAACGTGCTGCCCGGGCAGGGCATGTATGTGGGCGAACCGCTGGCGTTGCACATGGACGTGGACGTGCTGGCCTTCACCGGCTCCACCGCCACCGGCGCCAGGCTGCTGCAGTACGCCGGCCGTTCCAACCTGAAGCGGGTGTGGCTCGAGTGCGGCGGCAAGAGCCCGCACCTGGTGTTCGCCGATGCGCCGGATCTGGATGCGGCAGCCAAGGGCGTGGCGCAGGGCATCTTCTTCAACCAGGGCGAGGTCTGCACGGCCGGTTCGCGGCTGCTGGTGGAGCGTTCGATCCGTGACGATTTCGTACACCAGGTGGTGGCCTATGGCCGGCGCATGCAACCGCGCCATCCGCTGGACGCCGATGCGCCGATGGGGGCGCTGGTCGATGCCGCGCACATGGACAAGGTGTTGGCCGATATTGCCCGCGCCGAAGGCGACGGCGCACGCCTGCTGCTGGGCGGGCAGCGCGCCGAGGTGGAAGCGGGTGGCTGCTATGTGCAGCCCACCGTGTTCGACCAGGTGCGGCCGGAGCAGGCGCTGGCCCGCGAAGAAGTGTTCGGACCGGTGCTGGCGGTGCTTGGCTTTGACAGCGAAGCCGAGGCGGTGCGGTTGGCCAACGACAGCCGATACGGGCTGGCGGCCGGCCTGTGGACGCGCGACCTGGGCCGCGCGCACCGCGTATCGCGGCAGCTGCGCGCGGGCAGCGTGTGGGTGAACGGCTGGGATGGCGGTGACATGACCGCGCCGTTTGGTGGCTACAAGCAGTCGGGCAATGGTCGCGACAAATCGCTGCACGCGTTCGACAAGTACAGCGAGATCAAGGCGACCTGGATCCAGTTGTAG